A section of the Humulus lupulus chromosome 2, drHumLupu1.1, whole genome shotgun sequence genome encodes:
- the LOC133816902 gene encoding patatin-like protein 2 translates to MQRTRSFLQSPTYGNVITVLSIDGGGIRGIIPGTILAFLESELQKVDEDENARLADYFDVIAGTSTGGLLTAMITAPNENNRPLFSAKDIIDFYLQHCPHIFPQKHRWTFGGILIQLFKSLMGPKYDGKYLHKLLREKLGDLKLHQTLTNVIIPTFDIKRLQPIVFSSYEVKRNSSLDAKLSDICIGTSAAPTYLPAHSFQTQKPNGQVREFHLIDGGVLANNPALVAINEVSKEIHQGNRDFFPIRPTEFGRFLVISIGTGSAKAEEKYRADEAAKWGVLGWLNSHHSTPLVDIFTQASSDLADIFLSTVFQALHSEKNYLRVQDDTLGDKESSVDIATEENLNKLVKIGEELLLKPVSMVNLETGIYSPKHGTTNGEALRRVAQMLSRERQTREARSPMVKVSGVKAATTRDSKYTLRL, encoded by the exons ATGCAGAGAACAAGATCGTTTCTACAATCGCCTACATATGGAAATGTCATCACTGTTCTTAGCATCGATGGTGGTGGAATAAGAGGAATTATTCCAGGAACTATCCTTGCCTTCTTAGAATCTGAGCTTCag AAAGTGGACGAAGACGAGAATGCAAGGCTGGCAGATTATTTTGATGTGATTGCAGGAACTAGCACGGGTGGACTTCTTACTGCTATGATAACTGCCCCAAACGAAAACAACAGGCCATTATTTTCTGCTAAAGATATCATCGACTTCTACCTCCAACACTGTCCTCATATCTTCCCTCAAAAGCATAG ATGGACATTTGGTGGAATACTAATCCAATTATTCAAGTCTCTAATGGGACCAAAATACGACGGTAAGTATTTGCATAAGCTGCTCAGAGAAAAATTAGGTGACCTGAAGTTGCACCAAACTCTCACTAATGTCATAATTCCAACATTTGATATCAAGCGTCTCCAACCTATTGTCTTCTCTAGCTATGag GTAAAAAGGAACTCAAGCCTAGATGCTAAGTTGTCAGATATTTGTATTGGAACCTCAGCTGCTCCAACCTATCTTCCTGCTCATTCTTTCCAAACCCAAAAGCCTAATGGTCAAGTTAGAGAATTTCATCTCATCGATGGTGGTGTTCTTGCCAATAACccg GCATTGGTCGCTATAAATGAAGTGTCGAAAGAAATTCACCAAGGGAATCGTGACTTCTTTCCAATAAGGCCAACGGAGTTCGGGCGGTTCCTGGTGATATCGATAGGAACGGGTTCAGCCAAAGCAGAAGAGAAATATAGAGCTGATGAGGCTGCGAaatggggtgtgttgggatggttgaACAGTCACCACTCCACACCTTTGGTCGATATTTTTACTCAAGCTAGTAGTGATTTGGCTGATATTTTTCTCTCTACAGTTTTCCAAGCTCTCCATTCTGAGAAGAATTACCTTCGAGTCCAG GATGACACACTGGGCGATAAGGAATCTTCGGTGGATATTGCTACTGAAGAAAATCTAAACAAGCTTGTGAAAATTGGAGAGGAGTTGTTGCTTAAACCTGTTTCAATGGTTAACTTGGAAACTGGTATTTATTCTCCAAAACATGGAACTACAAATGGAGAAGCTCTTAGAAG ggTTGCTCAAATGCTTTCCCGGGAGAGACAAACTCGTGAAGCCAGATCGCCTATGGTAAAGGTTTCAGGGGTTAAAGCTGCTACTACACGTGACAGTAAATATACTCTAAGAttataa